A DNA window from Ornithinimicrobium humiphilum contains the following coding sequences:
- a CDS encoding ABC transporter ATP-binding protein, protein MLLRLLRTQLRPYAGLVAMVLILQLVATVASLWLPTLNADIIDNGIARGDTAYIWRVGGLMLAASAVQVAAQIAGVWGAARVAMGVGRDLRAGVFDRVLTFSSRELGSFGAPTLITRSTNDVQQVQMLTFMSLIMLASAPITGVGGVIMAMRQDVGLSWLIAVAVVVLLAGVGLVIRAMVPLFRAQQLRLDNVNRVLREQISGIRVVRAFTREEAERERFGRTNTELTEVGLRVGDLIAVMFPFVMLVMNLSSVGVLWFGAQRIDAGAMEVGSLTAYISYLIQILMSIMMATMVATMIPRAAVSAERIGAVLDTRTSVVAPERPVAVGETRGLVQVEGAGFTYPGAETPVLHDITFTARPGTTTAIVGGTGSGKTTLLRLLPRLADVTAGRVRVDDVDVRDLAPADLWSRVGLVPQRPYLFSGTVASNLRFGRPDATDEELWEALRVAQAEDFVRGFPEGLDHPVSQGGTNVSGGQRQRLCIARALVGRPEIYLFDDSFSALDLATDARLRAALRPLTREATVITVAQRISTIVDADQIVVLDAGRVVGIGTHDELVATNPTYGEIVRSQEQGAAV, encoded by the coding sequence GTGCTCCTGCGACTCCTGAGGACCCAGCTGCGCCCCTACGCGGGGCTGGTGGCCATGGTCCTGATCCTCCAGCTCGTCGCGACGGTGGCCAGCCTGTGGCTGCCCACCCTCAACGCCGACATCATCGACAACGGCATCGCCCGCGGTGACACGGCATACATCTGGCGCGTCGGCGGGCTGATGCTCGCCGCCAGCGCGGTGCAGGTCGCGGCGCAGATCGCCGGGGTCTGGGGTGCCGCCCGGGTGGCGATGGGCGTCGGGCGCGACCTGCGCGCGGGGGTCTTCGACCGCGTCCTGACCTTCTCCTCGCGCGAGCTCGGGAGCTTCGGGGCACCGACGCTCATCACCCGCAGCACCAACGACGTGCAGCAGGTGCAGATGCTCACCTTCATGTCGCTGATCATGCTGGCGTCGGCCCCCATCACGGGCGTCGGCGGCGTGATCATGGCGATGCGTCAGGACGTCGGGCTGTCCTGGCTCATCGCCGTCGCCGTGGTCGTGCTCCTCGCCGGCGTCGGCCTGGTGATCCGGGCGATGGTGCCCCTCTTCCGCGCCCAGCAGCTGCGGCTCGACAACGTCAACCGTGTCCTGCGCGAGCAGATCTCCGGTATCCGCGTGGTGCGCGCCTTCACCCGCGAGGAGGCCGAGCGGGAGCGCTTCGGACGGACCAACACCGAGCTCACCGAGGTGGGGCTCCGGGTCGGCGACCTCATCGCCGTGATGTTCCCCTTCGTCATGCTCGTCATGAACCTCTCGAGCGTGGGGGTGCTCTGGTTCGGCGCCCAGCGCATCGACGCCGGGGCGATGGAGGTCGGCTCGCTGACGGCCTACATCAGCTATCTCATCCAGATCCTCATGTCGATCATGATGGCCACGATGGTGGCCACGATGATCCCGCGGGCCGCCGTCTCCGCCGAGCGCATCGGCGCCGTCCTCGACACCCGCACCAGCGTCGTCGCCCCCGAGCGGCCCGTCGCTGTGGGCGAGACCCGCGGCCTGGTCCAGGTCGAGGGTGCCGGTTTCACCTACCCCGGGGCGGAGACGCCCGTGCTGCACGACATCACCTTCACCGCCCGCCCCGGCACGACCACCGCGATCGTCGGGGGCACCGGCTCGGGCAAGACCACGCTGCTGCGGCTGCTGCCGCGGCTGGCGGACGTGACCGCGGGCCGGGTCCGGGTGGACGACGTCGACGTGCGCGACCTCGCACCCGCCGACCTGTGGTCCCGGGTCGGCCTGGTGCCCCAGCGCCCCTACCTCTTCTCGGGCACCGTCGCCAGCAACCTGCGCTTCGGCAGGCCGGACGCGACCGACGAGGAGCTGTGGGAGGCGCTGCGCGTGGCGCAGGCCGAGGACTTCGTGCGGGGCTTCCCCGAGGGTCTTGACCACCCCGTCTCCCAGGGCGGCACCAACGTCTCGGGCGGGCAGCGGCAACGGCTGTGCATCGCCCGCGCGCTCGTCGGGCGGCCCGAGATCTACCTCTTCGACGACAGCTTCTCGGCGCTCGACCTCGCGACCGACGCCCGGCTGCGCGCGGCCCTGCGGCCGCTGACCCGGGAGGCCACGGTGATCACCGTCGCGCAGCGCATCTCCACGATCGTCGACGCCGACCAGATCGTCGTCCTCGACGCCGGTCGGGTCGTCGGCATCGGCACCCACGACGAGCTGGTCGCGACCAACCCGACCTACGGGGAGATCGTCCGGTCGCAGGAGCAGGGGGCGGCGGTATGA
- a CDS encoding DUF305 domain-containing protein yields MSARPVPALLLVALLSLGVAGCAGSDDSPDRAAATTITPEQPVIQPGAPGEANTTHTGPVVLPVEQASEADVTFVQSMIVHHAQAIEMVDLAEDGLEDEQVRAMADRIRAAQRPEIGAMVAWLAERGELVPPEAEDAGVDVAGHGATLGARARGDSHGHAGSADSMAGMATPEQLQQLGAAQGRKADTLFLRLMTAHHEGALIMLEEHGPQGIDARAREMADEMYVEQTAEIDRMAQLLERLEG; encoded by the coding sequence ATGTCCGCGCGCCCCGTTCCCGCCCTCCTTCTCGTCGCCCTGCTCTCCCTCGGCGTGGCTGGTTGCGCCGGCTCGGACGACTCGCCCGACCGGGCGGCGGCCACGACGATCACCCCGGAGCAGCCGGTCATCCAGCCCGGGGCACCGGGGGAGGCCAACACCACGCACACCGGTCCTGTGGTCCTGCCGGTCGAGCAGGCCAGCGAGGCAGACGTCACCTTCGTGCAGTCGATGATCGTCCACCACGCCCAGGCCATCGAGATGGTCGACCTCGCCGAGGACGGCCTCGAGGACGAGCAGGTGCGTGCGATGGCCGACCGGATCCGCGCCGCGCAGCGTCCCGAGATCGGCGCGATGGTGGCCTGGCTGGCCGAGCGCGGCGAGCTGGTCCCGCCGGAGGCCGAGGACGCCGGCGTCGACGTGGCCGGGCACGGGGCGACCCTGGGCGCGCGGGCGCGCGGCGACAGCCACGGGCACGCCGGCTCCGCCGACAGCATGGCCGGGATGGCGACGCCGGAGCAGCTGCAGCAGCTGGGTGCAGCACAGGGACGCAAGGCCGACACCCTCTTCCTCCGCCTCATGACGGCGCACCACGAGGGGGCGCTCATCATGCTCGAGGAGCACGGTCCCCAGGGCATCGACGCCCGGGCCAGGGAGATGGCCGACGAGATGTACGTCGAGCAGACGGCCGAGATCGACCGCATGGCGCAGCTGCTGGAGCGCCTGGAGGGCTGA
- a CDS encoding LVIVD repeat-containing protein encodes MTKSSRPPRRGLRTALALAGAAALTITTATTGLATPDTTEANAGDMAVAQLAPGEISKSKNIKHLANLPIPDVLAGGYGTDLAFQDDLAFIGSYNGFWVVDVSKPSKPKIVSTVLCPGGQADITVDGDLLFLSVDAPRTDDSCSSQASNAADPTAWEGMRIFDISDVRNPRYVAAVQTDCGSHTHTLVPGTGKNKKNVYLYVSSYGPRDTFPNCQPPHDSISIVEVPVKQPHKAKVVAKPDLFAADGGGYTNTSGCHDITAYPEKKIAAGACMGDGIILDIKDPVKPKVVERVRDTENFAFWHSATFSQDADKVVFTDELGGGGAATCLDTIPDTKGANAIYDLSKKNKLSFTSYFKIPRDQGTTENCVAHNGSLVPVKGKDIMVQAWYQGGLSVWDFTKSNQPEEFAYFERGPISEERLILGGAWSTYYYNGHIYSSDITEGLDVLKIDDKRTKPAEKVKMDTLNVQTQPKYKTKGR; translated from the coding sequence ATGACGAAGTCCTCGCGACCGCCACGACGCGGCCTGCGCACCGCGCTCGCGCTGGCGGGTGCCGCCGCGCTCACGATCACCACCGCCACGACGGGTCTGGCGACGCCCGACACCACCGAGGCGAACGCCGGCGACATGGCCGTCGCGCAGCTGGCCCCGGGCGAGATCTCCAAGAGCAAGAACATCAAGCACCTGGCCAACCTCCCGATCCCGGACGTGCTGGCCGGTGGCTACGGCACGGACCTGGCCTTCCAGGACGACCTGGCCTTCATCGGCAGCTACAACGGCTTCTGGGTGGTGGACGTCTCCAAGCCCAGCAAGCCCAAGATCGTCAGCACGGTCCTGTGCCCCGGTGGCCAGGCCGACATCACGGTGGACGGCGACCTGCTCTTCCTGTCGGTCGACGCCCCGCGCACCGACGACTCGTGCAGCAGCCAGGCCTCCAACGCCGCCGACCCGACGGCCTGGGAAGGCATGCGGATCTTCGACATCAGCGACGTGCGCAACCCCCGCTACGTCGCCGCGGTGCAGACCGACTGCGGATCGCACACCCACACGCTGGTGCCGGGCACGGGGAAGAACAAGAAGAACGTCTACCTCTACGTGAGCAGCTACGGCCCGCGCGACACCTTCCCCAACTGCCAGCCCCCGCACGACTCCATCTCGATCGTCGAGGTGCCGGTCAAGCAGCCGCACAAGGCCAAGGTCGTCGCCAAGCCCGACCTCTTCGCCGCGGACGGCGGCGGTTACACCAACACCAGCGGCTGCCACGACATCACCGCCTACCCGGAGAAGAAGATCGCGGCCGGCGCGTGCATGGGTGACGGCATCATCCTGGACATCAAGGACCCCGTGAAGCCGAAGGTCGTCGAGCGGGTGCGTGACACCGAGAACTTCGCCTTCTGGCACTCGGCGACGTTCAGCCAGGACGCTGACAAGGTCGTCTTCACCGACGAGCTCGGCGGCGGCGGTGCGGCCACCTGCCTCGACACCATCCCGGACACCAAGGGCGCCAACGCGATCTACGACCTGAGCAAGAAGAACAAGCTCAGCTTCACGTCGTACTTCAAGATCCCCCGCGACCAGGGCACGACCGAGAACTGCGTGGCGCACAACGGCTCGCTCGTCCCGGTCAAGGGCAAGGACATCATGGTGCAGGCGTGGTACCAGGGTGGCCTGTCCGTCTGGGACTTCACGAAGTCGAACCAGCCGGAGGAGTTCGCCTACTTCGAGCGCGGCCCGATCAGCGAGGAGCGCCTGATCCTGGGCGGTGCCTGGTCGACGTACTACTACAACGGCCACATCTACTCCTCGGACATCACCGAGGGGCTGGACGTCCTCAAGATCGACGACAAGCGGACCAAGCCCGCCGAGAAGGTCAAGATGGACACCCTCAACGTCCAGACGCAGCCGAAGTACAAGACCAAGGGTCGCTGA
- a CDS encoding YchJ family protein → MSAPCPCGTGRSLDACCGPLLATERLAETAEELMRSRYTAYVLGDAEHLWRTWDPRTRPEEPYLGEAGWTGLVVHEVVDGGPEDRTGVVAFVATHGVDGRLEERSLFTRRGGRWFYTGPVES, encoded by the coding sequence ATGAGTGCACCCTGCCCGTGCGGCACCGGCCGGTCCCTCGACGCGTGCTGCGGGCCGCTGCTGGCGACCGAGCGGCTGGCGGAGACGGCCGAGGAGCTGATGCGCAGCCGCTACACGGCCTACGTCCTGGGCGACGCCGAGCACCTGTGGCGCACCTGGGACCCGCGCACCCGCCCCGAGGAGCCCTACCTCGGCGAGGCCGGCTGGACCGGGCTGGTCGTGCACGAGGTGGTCGACGGGGGCCCGGAGGACCGGACCGGCGTCGTCGCCTTCGTCGCCACCCACGGCGTCGACGGCCGGCTGGAGGAGCGCAGCCTGTTCACGAGACGGGGCGGGCGCTGGTTCTACACCGGACCTGTCGAATCCTGA
- a CDS encoding cell wall-binding repeat-containing protein, with protein MTSAHGGTPPRRALAGVAVLALTGAVLAPLSASADDGDRIAPGSPAPESKIHGNQISGAQVAPSAYFVELASEPTSLGGSLSSIRAERQELMAHAEQAGVELEIRSEFGSLWNGVSVSAAEGDLAKIAASDVVEAIYPVVVVDAPERPEATTIDPELFTAITMTGADVVQSELGFDGTGVRVGIIDTGIDIDHPDLGGNGTPGSTTFPTARVTHGVDLVGDDYNSDPSDPAYSPDPVPDANPDDCQGHGTHVAGIVGADGEVTGVAPGVTFGAYRVFGCDGSTESDVMLRAMERALSDGMDVVNMSIGSSFMTWAEYPTAQASDALAREGVVVVASIGNSGANGIYSAGAPGVGVDTIGVGSVDNTSFMANFFTDETGEEVPYTVGTPAPEPPTSGTSTAVAVAEPGTELAPACGTDPFSDEQEALIDGNWLLVQRGGPPGGEACSFYEKAFNGQAAGAAGVIIYNNAAGMVNPSVAGDPPITVPVVSVSQADGARLVAAALADGGTTLTWQEGEVSIPSPTGGLMSSFSSFGATADLRYKPDVSAPGGQIYSTYPLEIQPHATLSGTSMAAPHVAGAVALMLEADPDLTVPEVRTRLQNSAEQLPLSIAPTAGLEVVHRQGAGMIQVDKTILADVVIEPGLVDLGQQLPGESSTHTLTFTNTSGSAEIYDLSYVSAVATSGTGNDWGYYLAEGTAEFSAPSVTVPAGGSASVDVTITSPDEDYLFGGYVVATGTDSSTYTVPVGGASFDLQDVEVLADLINPDGTVAVEMPVLGQLLSCGRFLGIDCVDPDGDWDIAGPGTVFTMDEGDVPTALIHFEHQARAMDWEVFEADADGSKGASLGLVREEDYLARSASRNGISAYTWDGMVVTETGARERVPNGDYILEITITKASAWNDDREPGTEVWTSPVFEIAWAGTGLVDRPKVNRALGTDRYSTAAELAVENFEPGVGTVFVGSSLDFPDALSGAALAGALDAPVLLTRPDLVPAATRMALQTLAPERIVILGGSGAISPAVEQRLAGYAPVVERIAGTDRYATSAAVAAEYDSADVVFLAAGTAFADALSATAPAGVEQAPVLLTRPDHLPASVRGELDRLRPQTVVVVGGELAVSEQVAAAAGAYGADVVRISGADRYATSAAVAAEFFPTPTDHALLANGLNFPDALASGPVAAHYQSPVLLTRPGGLPASVLGAVVDLRAQEITIAGGYGAVSGAVQEQLEALVYP; from the coding sequence GTGACATCAGCACACGGGGGAACGCCCCCACGCCGAGCTCTCGCCGGCGTCGCCGTCCTGGCCCTGACGGGAGCTGTCCTGGCCCCGCTCAGCGCCAGCGCGGACGACGGTGACCGGATCGCGCCGGGGTCGCCGGCGCCGGAGAGCAAGATCCACGGCAACCAGATCAGCGGGGCGCAGGTCGCACCCTCCGCCTACTTCGTCGAACTCGCGAGCGAGCCCACCAGCCTGGGGGGCTCGCTCTCGAGCATCCGGGCCGAGCGCCAGGAGCTGATGGCGCACGCCGAGCAGGCCGGCGTCGAGCTCGAGATCCGTTCCGAGTTCGGGTCCCTGTGGAACGGCGTGTCCGTGTCCGCGGCCGAGGGCGACCTCGCCAAGATCGCGGCCTCGGACGTCGTCGAGGCGATCTACCCAGTGGTCGTCGTCGACGCCCCGGAGCGCCCGGAGGCGACCACGATCGACCCCGAGCTGTTCACCGCCATCACGATGACCGGCGCCGACGTCGTCCAGAGCGAGCTGGGCTTCGACGGCACGGGCGTGCGGGTCGGCATCATCGACACCGGCATCGACATCGACCACCCCGACCTCGGTGGCAACGGGACGCCGGGCAGCACCACCTTCCCGACCGCGCGGGTGACGCACGGCGTCGACCTCGTCGGCGACGACTACAACTCCGACCCCAGCGACCCCGCCTACTCGCCCGACCCGGTGCCGGACGCCAACCCCGACGACTGCCAGGGGCACGGCACGCACGTCGCCGGTATCGTCGGGGCGGACGGCGAGGTCACCGGCGTCGCGCCGGGCGTGACCTTCGGCGCCTACCGCGTCTTCGGCTGCGACGGCTCGACCGAGAGCGACGTCATGCTGCGCGCGATGGAGCGCGCCCTCTCCGACGGCATGGACGTCGTCAACATGTCCATCGGCTCCTCCTTCATGACCTGGGCCGAGTACCCCACCGCGCAGGCCTCGGACGCGCTCGCCCGCGAGGGCGTGGTCGTCGTCGCCTCGATCGGCAACAGCGGCGCCAACGGCATCTACTCCGCCGGCGCCCCGGGCGTCGGCGTCGACACCATCGGCGTCGGCTCGGTCGACAACACCAGCTTCATGGCCAACTTCTTCACCGACGAGACCGGCGAGGAGGTGCCCTACACCGTCGGCACCCCCGCCCCGGAGCCGCCGACCTCCGGCACCTCCACGGCGGTCGCGGTGGCCGAGCCGGGCACCGAGCTGGCCCCGGCCTGCGGCACCGACCCGTTCAGCGACGAGCAAGAGGCGCTCATCGACGGCAACTGGCTGCTCGTGCAGCGTGGCGGCCCGCCCGGTGGCGAGGCGTGCTCGTTCTACGAGAAGGCCTTCAACGGCCAGGCCGCCGGCGCGGCCGGCGTCATCATCTACAACAACGCGGCGGGCATGGTGAACCCCAGCGTCGCCGGTGACCCGCCGATCACGGTGCCGGTCGTGTCGGTCTCCCAGGCCGACGGCGCCCGCCTGGTCGCCGCCGCGCTGGCCGACGGGGGGACCACCCTGACCTGGCAGGAGGGCGAGGTCTCGATCCCGAGCCCGACCGGCGGTCTGATGAGCTCCTTCAGCTCCTTCGGCGCCACCGCGGACCTGCGCTACAAGCCGGACGTCTCGGCGCCCGGTGGTCAGATCTACTCGACCTACCCGCTCGAGATCCAGCCGCACGCCACCCTGTCGGGCACCTCGATGGCCGCCCCGCACGTGGCCGGCGCCGTGGCCCTCATGCTCGAGGCCGACCCCGACCTGACGGTGCCCGAGGTCCGCACCCGGCTCCAGAACTCCGCCGAGCAGCTGCCGCTGAGCATCGCCCCGACCGCCGGTCTCGAGGTCGTCCACCGGCAGGGCGCGGGCATGATCCAGGTCGACAAGACGATCCTCGCGGACGTCGTGATCGAGCCGGGTCTGGTCGACCTCGGGCAGCAGCTGCCCGGGGAGTCGAGCACGCACACGCTCACCTTCACCAACACCTCCGGCAGCGCCGAGATCTACGACCTGTCCTACGTGTCGGCCGTCGCCACCTCCGGCACCGGCAACGACTGGGGCTACTACCTCGCCGAGGGCACGGCGGAGTTCTCCGCGCCCTCCGTCACCGTCCCGGCGGGCGGGAGCGCCAGCGTCGACGTGACGATCACCTCGCCCGACGAGGACTACCTCTTCGGCGGCTACGTCGTGGCCACCGGCACCGACTCCAGCACCTACACGGTGCCGGTCGGTGGCGCGTCCTTCGACCTGCAGGACGTCGAGGTGCTGGCCGACCTGATCAACCCCGACGGCACCGTCGCGGTCGAGATGCCCGTGCTGGGCCAGCTCCTGAGCTGCGGCCGGTTCCTCGGCATCGACTGCGTCGACCCGGACGGCGACTGGGACATCGCCGGGCCCGGCACCGTCTTCACGATGGACGAGGGTGACGTGCCGACCGCGCTGATCCACTTCGAGCACCAGGCGCGCGCGATGGACTGGGAGGTCTTCGAGGCCGATGCCGACGGCTCGAAGGGCGCCTCGCTCGGACTCGTGCGCGAGGAGGACTACCTCGCCCGCAGCGCCTCCCGCAACGGCATCTCGGCCTACACCTGGGACGGCATGGTCGTGACGGAGACCGGGGCCCGCGAACGGGTGCCGAACGGCGACTACATCCTCGAGATCACCATCACCAAGGCCAGCGCCTGGAACGACGACCGCGAGCCGGGCACGGAGGTCTGGACCAGCCCGGTCTTCGAGATCGCCTGGGCCGGCACCGGCCTGGTCGACCGTCCGAAGGTCAACCGTGCGCTGGGCACCGACCGCTACTCCACGGCGGCCGAGCTCGCGGTGGAGAACTTCGAGCCCGGCGTCGGGACGGTCTTCGTGGGCAGCTCGCTGGACTTCCCGGACGCGCTCTCCGGCGCGGCGCTCGCCGGCGCCCTGGACGCGCCCGTCCTGCTCACCCGCCCGGACCTCGTCCCGGCGGCCACCCGGATGGCCCTGCAGACGCTCGCCCCCGAGCGGATCGTCATCCTGGGCGGCTCCGGGGCGATCAGCCCGGCCGTCGAGCAGCGGCTGGCCGGCTACGCCCCGGTCGTCGAGCGCATCGCCGGCACCGACCGCTACGCCACCTCGGCCGCGGTCGCGGCGGAGTACGACTCCGCCGACGTGGTCTTCCTGGCCGCCGGCACGGCCTTCGCGGACGCGCTGTCGGCGACGGCACCCGCCGGGGTCGAGCAGGCCCCGGTCCTGCTGACCCGGCCGGACCACCTCCCCGCCTCCGTGCGGGGCGAGCTCGACCGGCTCCGTCCGCAGACCGTCGTCGTCGTCGGCGGTGAGCTCGCGGTCTCCGAGCAGGTCGCGGCGGCTGCCGGTGCCTACGGGGCGGACGTCGTCCGGATCTCCGGCGCCGACCGCTACGCGACCTCGGCCGCGGTCGCGGCGGAGTTCTTCCCGACGCCGACGGACCACGCGCTGCTGGCCAACGGGCTGAACTTCCCCGACGCGCTCGCGTCCGGCCCGGTCGCCGCGCACTACCAGAGCCCGGTGCTGCTGACCCGCCCCGGTGGGCTGCCGGCCTCGGTGCTCGGGGCGGTCGTCGACCTGCGGGCGCAGGAGATCACGATCGCCGGCGGCTACGGGGCGGTCTCCGGGGCCGTCCAGGAGCAGCTGGAGGCCCTGGTCTACCCGTGA